A stretch of DNA from Yoonia sp. BS5-3:
ATCAGCACAAGTGCGGCAAGCACGACAAAGCTCCGTTCAGGGCGGTGTCCATATCCGACAACAAAGCGGAGCACCCCATCGGCGATCACACTGCCGAAATGGCGACCGCGGCTACGGAAATTATGCCAGCGCTGCTCGCCCCGGAACTGCCGCTGGGCATAGGCCAGGGTCAGATCACCGACATCCAGATCAGCGGGGTTCTCGGGATGAAGCAGAACCAGACGGGCGACATTGTCGTCATTGGGCCGGCGCGTCTGCAAGCTCTGCACAGCCTCGGGACGGGCATCAGCAGGCATCTGGCTGGCCGCGAGCAAGTCACGCCGCCAGGCCCGTTCACGCGCCCAGCGGGTGCGCGAGGCTTTGCGCTGTTCCTGTTCCTTGGCGGTCATAATCGCGCGGGCATGCGACCGGTGGCCAGTGTCCCGCAGAAGCTTGGCCAGCTGCTCATAGGGTTGCGGATAAAACTCGCGGCGGGACACGGCACCTTGTTTGAGCCAGACCAATCGGTCGGGCACATCAATACCGCCATGCAGCACATCATAGATAAAGCCACTTAGAAACAGCCCATCACAAAGCGCCCAGCTTTCCGGATCATCCCACAGATCGCCGACATGGGCCGAGGTCAGATCCACGATCCCCGACACCCCCTTAATATTGCGCCAAATGAAGCCTTCACGGACAATCAGACGCTGCGCATTCAGCGCATTTCTGTCCGGGCTGCGCATCTCTGCATGGCCGCAATCCAAAACGCCGTTCACCTCAGCCCCCAAAAAGCTGACGTCACCCAAGGTGCTGACATAGCGCAGGGAAACATCGCCGCGTATCACCGCGCTTTGGGCGTTTAGCGCATGCGCACCCGGGTTATGAAAAGCCGCACCGGTGCAGACAAGCTGACCACCGATACGGGCGCCCAGAAGGCTGACCAATCCGGTCGCGGTTGTCCCTTCCAGCAGAACGCTACTGGCAACGTGCAAGCCCTGGGCTTTGAAGGCCGAACTTCCTTCATTGCGCAAAACTGCGTGGGTGCAGGACAGATGGCCGCGAATATCGCCCCCCGAAAGCGAGACCTTCCCGTCAATCCGGCTGCCATTGAAAGTGACGTTCCCCTTGATCTGAAGCCGGGCCGCGTTCAGCCCTGCGGCCAGGGTACATCCGACAAGCGCCAGCCCATCGGCATTCAACTGTAACAATTGCGGGGTCTCGGCGATGTAACAATTGAACAGATCGACCGGGCCGCGCGCGGTGGTAAAGCTGAGATCCAGGACACCGCTGATCCAGGCGCCGTTGACCGTAATGCCCGATGGCTGCGTGCGGAAATCATTGCACCCGCCCAGGATCAGATAGCGTAGCAGGGTCGCCCGGATCTGGACGGACTTGGCCTTTAAATTGGGAACGGTCAGGCTGATTTGCGCTGTTTTGCCTTGTTCTGCGGCCTCCAGCAGGATCAGCTCGGCCGGGGTCAGCAGGTCATCGTCGCGTAATTGAACCACCTGGGCCCATTTCGTGATCAAATGCAGGTCTTCAAAACTCATACGGCTAGGCTAGGCGGGGATCGCAAAGCCCGCAACGAAGAATTAAGTTTTGGCCTTGCATGATGACCTGCACGGCACGAGGACCCCGCACACACGAACGATCACTCCCGCGAGAGGCCATCTACGCAGACAGGGTCCAAGCGGTTATCCATTTTCCACGCACCCCGACTCAAAAGGAGACCCCTCGTGAAGTGGCTACTTGCACCCGCCTTTGTGGCGCTCAGCTCAACCATCGCCCTGGCTGGCGATCAATATGTTGACGAAACCGGCTTTGCCGTCTCTGGCTACGACGTTGTGGCCTATTTCGATCTGGCACAATCGCCCGTTGGCACCGCGCAACCCGAAGCGGTCCCCGGCAATGCCGATATCACGGCCGAATATAATGGCGCGACGTTCGCCTTTTCGACCGAAGAAAACCGTGATGCATTCCTGGCAAACCCTGCCCGTTTTGCACCTGCCTATGACGGGCACTGCGCCTACGGCGTCTCGCGCGGCGGCAAGGTTCCAGCAAACCCCAACCTGTGGCGGATCGTGGATGACACGCTATATCTGAACATTACCAAAAATGTGGTTGGGTTCTGGGAAGAAGACATTCCCGGCAACATCACCCTTGCCGAAGGCAACTGGGGTGGGATCGAACCTGACCCGGCATCAGAAAACACCATTCCCAGCTTTTCTTCCACGGCACCTTTGAACTAGGCTGCCATTATGATGCTTCCACGCCGATCGTTTCTCGCCCTTGGCGGTACTGCAACTGTCGGCGTGGGGGGCTACGCGGTCTTCCGCTTTTCCTTTGCAAGGGCAGAGACTGCAGCCATACTCACCCCGCCCGAGGCACTTATCGCCGCAACGGCGGGGGATATCCTGCTTGTCGATATCCGCCGCCCGGATGAATGGCAACAGACAGGCATTGCCGCACCCGCGCATCCTATTGATATGCGCGACGACGACTTTCTAGATCAGTTACGCACGCTTCGCACAGCGACAACACAGCCCATTGCCGTCATATGCGCCCGGGGCGTTCGCTCGGCCCGGCTGACGCGGCGCCTGGAAGAGGCGCAGCTTGGGCCCATCATTGATATTCCCGAGGGCATGCTTGGCTCGGTCGCCGGCCCCGGTTGGCTGGAACGGGGGCTTCCCACGCGAAAGGTGGATTAATGCGCAATTTCATTGCCGGAATCATCGCCGCGATCGGGTTTGGCACAACGGCGCAGGCCTGTTCTATCGACACGGCCTGCTCGGTCGGCGCCCGCGATTATTACATCGCGATGCCCGAACAAACGGGCGAGCCCGTCCCTGCCGTTGTC
This window harbors:
- a CDS encoding YHS domain-containing (seleno)protein, translated to MKWLLAPAFVALSSTIALAGDQYVDETGFAVSGYDVVAYFDLAQSPVGTAQPEAVPGNADITAEYNGATFAFSTEENRDAFLANPARFAPAYDGHCAYGVSRGGKVPANPNLWRIVDDTLYLNITKNVVGFWEEDIPGNITLAEGNWGGIEPDPASENTIPSFSSTAPLN
- a CDS encoding rhodanese-like domain-containing protein; this encodes MMLPRRSFLALGGTATVGVGGYAVFRFSFARAETAAILTPPEALIAATAGDILLVDIRRPDEWQQTGIAAPAHPIDMRDDDFLDQLRTLRTATTQPIAVICARGVRSARLTRRLEEAQLGPIIDIPEGMLGSVAGPGWLERGLPTRKVD